A stretch of Rhododendron vialii isolate Sample 1 chromosome 4a, ASM3025357v1 DNA encodes these proteins:
- the LOC131324482 gene encoding SAC3 family protein B, whose translation MTFNGFGKSSGPAAPPVSTQNPFAYLPRPSPPTPTLFSSFPPQPSPRELEAPERTYPPPLAFQNNRSVMRPSYLSATVHRSIEPPPNVGQGQKSFFNGYDAQTHQKPSAVASFLTSQSPAEISPLHDLKRSRSPQLLSTDGDGMRNSRRGDTRPSDLLFNDQRKSVPQRTQSPVVFPENHYSLQKFGPSIGIQRPVSYSPGLDNWTGSPGYFSKSWTRQDQSAVLPYDSRKTFATNLVDSQVHESARSPPLQNETSQENPHFIQHDSKRPSVSPPRLNTKSNRISKAPNSEIPLPFARSIDYKAAATKPTNVPVPKRTRSPTLLSTDQVFQDNSSAQDDVERELQAKAKRLARFKVELSEPVESTSGIGSQKFSVNRHDNSLTGSQRSTGEHSSNVGGDVPNANVLSDFEGPESHTVISGLCPDMCPESERAERERKGDLDQYERLDGDRNQTSKSLAVKKYTRTAEREAELIRPMPILQQTIDYLLYLLDQPYDDKFLGLYNFLWDRMRAIRMDLRMQHIFNLNAITMLEQMIRLHIIAMHELCEYTKGEGFSEGFDAHLNIEQMNKTSVELFQLYDDHRKKGIFVPTEKEFRGYYALLKLDKHPGYKVEPAELSLDLSKMTPEIRQTQEVLFARDVARACRTGNFIAFFRLARKASYLQACLIHAHFAKLRTQALASLHCGLQNNQGIPVTHVAKWLAMEEDDIENLLEYHGFSIREFEEPYMVKEGPFLNSDNDYPVKCSNLVHKKKSETIVEDVSSPHVTVSLPGKEVKKVQLVKAYDQEPKPVHSVGTVSGAQATPVHFAGTVSGGQAIDEEMDNTEAVPSPKAASQVKPMVKPSLVIGQQRGDGGPMAAAIPFSWDFSSAHNSPKSPQPRVISMGKPKYSTVFQNTLERNTYSDAKADSPIASERVDQEEFASSGFDSAMDNSVLQKLFIEDLEDEEGRDSHQDVETQEVQRSYQDEEAAEAKLKLIFRIWKRRTMKRRELREQRQLASMAALNSLSLGPPIRQNVNQPSTSCKFNIDSIVNERHERQERSRSRLNVSDVIAGTLGARNPTAKCFCWKIILCSQMENLDGNNLQEGGQVAQFTAVPWLLSKLMPTKKDDDDDLVISSSSLSIWKKWVPSQSSGDVTCCLSVVKDAKFDNLNKTVLGANALLFLLSQTISLEIQKFWLHNLLRSLPSGSHLPLLIVTDSHEEDSDSSSIMAEQLGLRDIDKSRVSDFSIVFLANNQQLEGFNGFLSDEKLRGGLQWLASHSPLQPAINCVKTRELVLTQLSSSLEVLDEMGVYEVGPDQCISAYNEALNKAAGKVIAAAEENPTCWPCPEIAFLEKTSYESEVVNSYLPAIGWSSSERIELLVSALRETELPTFDENISWLYRGSKLGNDIEKHKVQLENCLIRYLTESSKMMGLSLATNEARAMIQKNARLELHNSTYYIVPNWVMIFRRVFNWRLMSLSSGAVSTAYVLERHNVDVSTSAANELGIIQGKISSPCFLIHPSLDEMVEAGCGALAEDEAFQPPLAMVVSNGSKAVEAACAINVMEAGMGTDNYMQHISNDSRNALLVAAEKENDEADRLSKLLEQCNILQDRIDKKLSIYF comes from the exons GCCTTCAGATTTGCTCTTCAATGATCAAAGGAAGTCTGTACCTCAGAGGACACAGTCACCTGTTGTGTTTCCGGAAAACCATTATTCTCTGCAGAAATTTGGTCCTTCTATTGGTATTCAGAG GCCTGTTTCGTATTCCCCTGGGTTGGATAACTGGACAGGGTCGCCAGGCTATTTTAGCAAATCATGGACTCGCCAAGATCAGTCTGCAGTTTTACCTTATGATTCTAGAAAAACTTTTGCGACCAACCTTGTTGATTCTCAGGTCCATGAAAGTGCCCGGTCCCCACCTTTACAAAATGAAACTTCCCAGGAAAATCCTCATTTTATTCAGCATGATTCTAAAAG GCCTTCTGTATCTCCTCCCAGATTGAACACTAAATCGAATAGGATTTCCAAAGCTCCTAATTCTGAAATTCCTCTGCCATTTGCACGAAGTATTGATTATAAAGCTGCTGCAACTAAGCCCACAAATGTCCCAGTTCCCAAAAGAACTAGGTCACCTACTTTACTTTCTACTGATCAAGTTTTCCAGGACAACTCTTCTGCTCAAGATGACGTTGAACG AGAATTGCAAGCCAAAGCAAAGCGATTGGCCCGCTTCAAGGTGGAACTTAGTGAGCCTGTGGAAAGCACTTCTGGCATTGGAAGCCAAAAGTTCTCAGTTAATAGGCATGATAATTCTTTAACAGGCAGTCAGAGAAGTACTGGCGAACATTCTTCAAACGTGGGAGGAGATGTCCCCAATGCCAATGTGCTGTCTGATTTTGAAGGACCAGAATCTCACACTGTTATAAGTGGATTGTGTCCAGACATGTGTCCAG AGTCGGaaagagcagagagagagaggaaaggggATCTTGACCAGTATGAACGCTTGGATGGAGATAGAAATCAAACTAGCAAATCCCTCGCTGTTAAAAAG TATACTAGGACAGCAGAGAGGGAGGCAGAGTTGATAAGGCCAATGCCAATCCTGCAGCAGACGATTGACTATCTTCTGTATTTGCTGGACCAGCCTTATGATGACAAATTTCTTGGTTTGTACAACTTCTTGTGGGATAGGATGAGAGCAATTCGGATGGATCTGAGGATGCAGCACATTTTTAACCTTAACGCTATTACAATGCTGGAGCAAATG ATAAGACTTCACATAATAGCTATGCATGAGTTATGTGAGTACACAAAAGGTGAAGGCTTTTCAGAGGGATTTGATGCACACCTCAACATTGAACAGATGAATAAAACATCTGTCGAGTTGTTTCAACTGTATGACGATCACCGAAAGAAAGGAATTTTCGTGCCAACTGAAAAAGAATTTCGAGGTTACTATGCGCTTCTCAAGCTGGATAAACACCCCGGATATAAA GTTGAACCTGCAGAACTCTCGCTTGATCTTTCCAAGATGACTCCAGAGATAAGACAAACCCAAGAAGTATTATTTGCCCGTGATGTAGCAAG AGCCTGCAGAACTGGGAATTTTATAGCCTTCTTTCGGCTTGCACGAAAAGCGAGTTACCTCCAAGCATGCCTAATACATGCTCACTTTGCCAAG TTGCGAACCCAGGCACTTGCTTCTCTACATTGTGGTCTACAAAATAACCAAGGTATCCCTGTCACACATGTTGCTAAATGGCTCGCAATGGAG GAAGATGACATAGAAAACCTGTTGGAGTATCATGGGTTCTCGATTCGGGAATTTGAAGAGCCATACATGGTGAAAGAAGGGCCGTTTCTAAACAGTGATAATGACTATCCTGTTAAGTGTTCTAATCTTGTTCATAAGAAAAAGTCAGAAACGATAGTTGAGGATGTTTCATCTCCTCATGTAACAGTGTCATTACCTGGAAAAGAAGTAAAGAAGGTCCAGTTGGTTAAGGCCTATGACCAGGAACCAAAACCTGTTCATTCTGTTGGGACAGTAAGTGGGGCCCAGGCCACACCTGTTCATTTTGCTGGGACAGTAAGTGGGGGCCAGGCCATTGATGAGGAAATGGACAATACTGAAGCTGTGCCATCCCCAAAAGCTGCATCACAAGTAAAGCCCATGGTCAAACCATCATTAGTAATCGGTCAACAACGTGGAGATGGAGGTCCGATGGCTGCTGCAATTCCTTTCTCATGGGATTTCTCTTCCGCACATAATTCCCCTAAATCTCCGCAACCTAGAGTTATAAGCATGGGGAAACCAAAGTATAGCACCGTTTTCCAGAACACTCTGGAAAGGAACACATACTCTGATGCCAAAGCAGATTCCCCAATTGCGTCAGAAAGAGTTGACCAAGAGGAATTTGCAAGTTCTGGATTTGACTCTGCTATGGATAATTCAGTTCTCCAGAAATTGTTTATAGAGGATTTGGAAGATGAAGAGGGTCGAGATAGTCATCAAGATGTTGAAACTCAGGAAGTACAGCGTAGTTATCAAGATGAGGAAGCTGCTGAGGCCAAACTCAAACTTATCTTTAG AATATGGAAGCGTCGTACAATGAAGAGAAGAGAGTTACGGGAGCAAAGGCAATTGGCTTCCATGGCTGCATTAAATTCCCTATCATTGGGCCCACCAATTCGACAAAACGTAAAT cAACCAAGCACTTCTTGTAAGTTCAACATTGACAGCATTGTGAATGAGAGACATGAAAGACAAGAAAGATCGCGGTCAAGGCTAAATGTTTCAGATGTGATTGCTGGTACACTTGGTGCAAGAAACCCAACTGCCAAATGTTTTTGctggaaaataattttatgcTCCCAGATGGAAAATCTAGACGGTAACAATCTGCAAGAAGGGGGCCAAGTTGCCCAGTTTACTGCAGTTCCGTGGTTGCTCTCTAAGCTCATGCCTACAAAAAAAGACGACGATGACGACCTAGTAATTTCTTCTTCTAGCTTGTCAATATGGAAGAAATGGGTCCCAAGCCAATCTTCTGGGGATGTCACCTGCTGTTTGTCAGTCGTCAAGGATGCAAAATTTGATAATCTAAACAAGACGGTGTTAGGTGCAAATGCACTTCTGTTCCTTTTATCTCAAACCATCTCATTGGAGATCCAAAAGTTTTGGCTACATAACCTTCTTAGGTCTTTACCTTCTGGGTCCCACTTGCCGCTTTTAATCGTAACAGACTCGCACGAAGAAGATTCAGATTCTTCATCCATAATGGCTGAACAATTAGGTCTCCGTGACATTGACAAATCACGGGTAAGTGATTTTTCGATTGTATTCCTTGCGAACAACCAGCAACTGGAAGGGTTTAATGGGTTTCTCAGTGATGAGAAATTGAGAGGGGGACTGCAATGGCTTGCAAGTCATTCACCTTTACAACCTGCTATTAATTGTGTGAAAACACGTGAACTGGTTTTGACCCAATTGAGTTCTTCACTAGAGGTGCTTGATGAGATGGGTGTTTATGAAGTGGGTCCGGACCAGTGCATATCTGCCTATAATGAAGCCTTGAATAAAGCAGCTGGGAAGGTTATTGCTGCAGCTGAGGAAAATCCCACGTGTTGGCCTTGTCCAGAGATTGCTTTTCTAGAGAAAACTAGCTATGAGAGTGAAGTTGTGAATTCATACTTGCCAGCAATAGGATGGAGCTCATCAGAGAGAATAGAACTGCTTGTTAGTGCATTAAGAGAGACAGAACTTCCTACATTTGATGAAAACATATCATGGCTCTATAGAGGTTCTAAATTGGGCAATGATATTGAGAAACATAAAGTGCAACTTGAAAATTGCTTGATCAGATACTTGACTGAGTCAAGTAAGATGATGGGCCTGTCTCTTGCAACAAATGAGGCTCGGGCAATGATACAAAAGAATGCCCGGCTTGAGCTCCATAATTCAACCTACTATATTGTTCCAAATTGGGTCATGATTTTCCGAAGAGTTTTCAATTGGCGTTTAATGAGTTTATCCAGTGGGGCGGTCTCTACAGCTTATGTACTGGAGAGACATAATGTTGATGTTTCAACTTCAGCTGCGAATGAGTTGGGGATTATTCAAGGTAAAATATCTTCACCTTGTTTTCTAATTCATCCATCGCTTGACGAAATGGTAGAAGCTGGGTGTGGGGCCCTTGCGGAGGATGAGGCTTTTCAGCCTCCACTGGCAATGGTGGTTTCTAATGGCAGTAAAGCTGTGGAAGCTGCCTGTGCCATTAATGTGATGGAGGCTGGAATGGGTACTGATAACTACATGCAGCATATATCAAATGACAGTAGAAATGCGTTACTGGTGGCAGCCGAGAAAGAAAACGATGAAGCAGATAGATTAAGCAAGTTGTTGGAGCAGTGTAATATATTGCAAGATAGGATAGACAAGAAATTGTCGATTTATTTCTGA
- the LOC131324484 gene encoding uncharacterized protein LOC131324484 — protein MASSSVPDSGSPFSRIFGHGFWKSRRDDRSRSGYGGPNISHDFGRDGHILGEVSCSRGCGCVPRHCTSCNGNNHMVEYCWVSWSGFLAMLLVSLVVGGCWLVIEVGCYWSLKLVVEIGFVGR, from the exons ATGGCTTCTAGTTCAGTTCCTGATTCGGGTAGTCCTTTCTCTCGTATCTTCGGTCATGGTTTTTGGAAGTCCAGAAGAGATGATCGTAGTAGGTCTGGTTATGGTGGCCCTAATATTAGCCATGATTTTGGTCGAGATGGTCATATACTGGGTGAAGTCAGTTGCAGTCGTGGTTGTGGTTGTGTTCCTCGCCATTGCACTTCTTGTAATGGCAACAATCATATGGTTGAATATTGTTGGGTATCGTGGTCGGGTTTTTTGGCCATGCTTTTGGTGAGC TTGGTGGTTGGTGGTTGTTGGTTGGTAATTGAAGTTGGTTGTTATTGGTCGTTGAAGTTGGTAGTTGAAATTGGTTTTGTTGGTCGTTGA
- the LOC131324483 gene encoding probable protein phosphatase 2C 35 isoform X1 produces MGCVHGKCCCGQYPTSSDGENRDVSELGPYTGQGKHILANRSLDCVVVPSHNFRLEYSVLTQRGHYPETPEKENQDSFCIKTQIQNNPNVHFFGVFDGHGQFGTQCSNFVKNRLVEILSSDPTLLDDPLKAYHSAFLATNEELHNSEIDDTMSGTTAITVLVIGDTLYVANVGDSRAVIAVKEGNRIVAEDLSHDQTPFRKDECERVKLCGARVLSVDQVEGLKDPGIQSWGDEETEGGDPPRLWVQNGMYPGTAFTRSVGDSTAEKIGVVAVPEVSMVQLTPNHPFFVVASDGVFEFLSSQPVVEMVASYTDPRDACSVIAGESYKLWLEQENRTDDITIIVVQIKGLSNSGANSIKVRSGVNIQPNALKIRKGTPDTFVHPAAGSEVLGSLRSDFSDLHPCQHNVSPDQSPGRVVPSPALPLPSIV; encoded by the exons ATGGGTTGTGTCCATGGGAAGTGTTGCTGTGGTCAGTACCCAACATCTTCAGATGGTGAGAACAGGGATGTTTCAGAATTGGGTCCTTACACTGGCCAGGGAAAACATATACTTGCAAATAGGTCATTAGATTGTGTTGTTGTTCCTTCCCACAACTTCCGGTTGGAGTATTCGGTCCTCACTCAGCGAGGGCACTACCCGGAAACCCCCGAGAAAGAGAATCAGGACAGTTTCTGtatcaaaacccaaattcaaaacaacCCAAATGTCCATTTCTTCGGTGTGTTTGACGGGCATGGCCAATTTGGTACCCAGTGTTCTAATTTCGTTAAGAATAGGTTAGTGGAGATTCTATCTAGTGACCCTACGTTGTTAGATGACCCTCTTAAAGCTTATCATTCAGCATTTTTAGCAACAAACGAGGAACTCCATAACAGTGAGATAGACGACACGATGAGTGGAACAACTGCTATTACTGTTCTTGTCATTGGGGATACGCTTTATGTGGCGAATGTGGGTGATTCGAGGGCTGTGATTGCAGTTAAGGAAGGGAATCGGATTGTTGCCGAAGATCTCTCTCACGACCAAACGCCTTTTCGGAAAGATGAGTGTGAGAGGGTGAAGCTTTGTGGGGCCAGGGTTTTGAGTGTTGATCAAGTGGAGGGGCTTAAGGACCCGGGAATACAGTCGTGGGGTGATGAAGAGACCGAAGGTGGTGACCCGCCGAGGTTGTGGGTTCAGAATGGGATGTACCCTGGGACTGCATTTACGCGGAGTGTAGGGGATAGTACAGCGGAGAAGATTGGTGTGGTTGCGGTTCCAGAGGTTTCAATGGTCCAGCTTACTCCTAATCATCCATTCTTTGTTGTTGCAAGTGATGGTGTTTTCGAGTTCTTATCAAGCCAACCTGTGGTGGAAATG GTTGCAAGCTATACAGATCCTCGAGATGCATGTTCTGTTATTGCTGGTGAATCATACAAACTGTGGTTGGAGCAGGAGAATCGGACAGATGATATAACAATCATCGTTGTACAGATTAAGGGATTGTCTAAT TCAGGTGCCAATTCCATAAAAGTAAGAAGTGGAGTTAATATCCAGCCTAATGCATTGAAAATACGGAAAGGAACTCCTGATACATTTGTCCATCCGGCAGCTGGGTCAGAAGTTCTCGGCTCATTGAGAAGTGATTTTTCTGATCTTCATCCTTGTCAGCACAATGTTTCACCGGATCAAAGCCCAGGACGGGTTGTCCCATCTCCTGCACTCCCCTTGCCTTCAATAGT GTAA
- the LOC131324483 gene encoding probable protein phosphatase 2C 35 isoform X2 has product MGCVHGKCCCGQYPTSSDGENRDVSELGPYTGQGKHILANRSLDCVVVPSHNFRLEYSVLTQRGHYPETPEKENQDSFCIKTQIQNNPNVHFFGVFDGHGQFGTQCSNFVKNRLVEILSSDPTLLDDPLKAYHSAFLATNEELHNSEIDDTMSGTTAITVLVIGDTLYVANVGDSRAVIAVKEGNRIVAEDLSHDQTPFRKDECERVKLCGARVLSVDQVEGLKDPGIQSWGDEETEGGDPPRLWVQNGMYPGTAFTRSVGDSTAEKIGVVAVPEVSMVQLTPNHPFFVVASDGVFEFLSSQPVVEMVASYTDPRDACSVIAGESYKLWLEQENRTDDITIIVVQIKGLSNVPIP; this is encoded by the exons ATGGGTTGTGTCCATGGGAAGTGTTGCTGTGGTCAGTACCCAACATCTTCAGATGGTGAGAACAGGGATGTTTCAGAATTGGGTCCTTACACTGGCCAGGGAAAACATATACTTGCAAATAGGTCATTAGATTGTGTTGTTGTTCCTTCCCACAACTTCCGGTTGGAGTATTCGGTCCTCACTCAGCGAGGGCACTACCCGGAAACCCCCGAGAAAGAGAATCAGGACAGTTTCTGtatcaaaacccaaattcaaaacaacCCAAATGTCCATTTCTTCGGTGTGTTTGACGGGCATGGCCAATTTGGTACCCAGTGTTCTAATTTCGTTAAGAATAGGTTAGTGGAGATTCTATCTAGTGACCCTACGTTGTTAGATGACCCTCTTAAAGCTTATCATTCAGCATTTTTAGCAACAAACGAGGAACTCCATAACAGTGAGATAGACGACACGATGAGTGGAACAACTGCTATTACTGTTCTTGTCATTGGGGATACGCTTTATGTGGCGAATGTGGGTGATTCGAGGGCTGTGATTGCAGTTAAGGAAGGGAATCGGATTGTTGCCGAAGATCTCTCTCACGACCAAACGCCTTTTCGGAAAGATGAGTGTGAGAGGGTGAAGCTTTGTGGGGCCAGGGTTTTGAGTGTTGATCAAGTGGAGGGGCTTAAGGACCCGGGAATACAGTCGTGGGGTGATGAAGAGACCGAAGGTGGTGACCCGCCGAGGTTGTGGGTTCAGAATGGGATGTACCCTGGGACTGCATTTACGCGGAGTGTAGGGGATAGTACAGCGGAGAAGATTGGTGTGGTTGCGGTTCCAGAGGTTTCAATGGTCCAGCTTACTCCTAATCATCCATTCTTTGTTGTTGCAAGTGATGGTGTTTTCGAGTTCTTATCAAGCCAACCTGTGGTGGAAATG GTTGCAAGCTATACAGATCCTCGAGATGCATGTTCTGTTATTGCTGGTGAATCATACAAACTGTGGTTGGAGCAGGAGAATCGGACAGATGATATAACAATCATCGTTGTACAGATTAAGGGATTGTCTAAT GTGCCAATTCCATAA